The genome window AAATTTAAGGAGACTCAAGAGTCAAACATAAATATCTCCTGTAGATCTAAAACCATCATTAACCCACAAGCTTCAGAGAGCCACGACGGCACAGTGCCTCGCTGTAATCCACATCAACTTGTTGGGCCTTCTGACGTGGTTCAGAGTCTGATGTGGGGCCTGATCCCCTCTTGTGGCAGGCGTCTGCGTTGCACCCGGAGGAGGATGCAgctggttgtcatggcagcagTGCTGGCACTGGCGGGGGCGGGGCAGGACTGCAGCATCGGCTGTCGTCCAACCAACATCAGCATCCCCGTGGAGAGCTGTGGCAGCACCGAGTTCGTCTACACCACCATATGTGCAGGACACTGCTACCTCGAGGTACCGGATGAGTCTAAGTTTCATACTTTAAGTTTCATAACTCTGCCAGCTGATCACGCTCCAGTGTATGAAGTTGGCAtaatatgaatattttctctgttaaataagagtttttccatttcagtttaCACTACAAATAAGACGAGTCTAATGATTTCAATGAGAGCACGTGTGCTTCTCAACTGGGTAAAATGAAAGATGTAGAATCTACAAGATTATCTGTGTAACTTTAATGAGTGAAACTCAGAGCCTTCTCAAGTCtgaacaaacactcacacataaaaacaacctGTTGCATCTGTAAACGTGCTTCTTGAAACAGCCTCCAGGTTCACTGTTTCATCTACAAACAGgactgatgtaaaaaaaaaaaaaaacccttttgcAGCATCTCTTAGATGTTCAGACGTGGTCAAGTTTTAGTTCTTTTATTAAAAACCCTGCCAGTCTATGACAGACTGCAGCCTGTGATTTAAGTTTTAGTGGTTCGACGGCCCTTTTGTCTCCATTTGAATCGTACTACTATCTATTCATGCCAGTAGGTGCAGACAGGAGTCAGCAGTTTAGAGTTATCTGCTGTTGGAAAACTGAAGATGGACTCCTGTGAGGGGCTGAACTCGCTCATGTCCGTGTTTTTCAACCACGCACTGTTGTCTGTTGGTGTCGCTGACAGGACCCGGTCTACATGGGCCATCATGACTGGCCTGAGCAGAAGATCTGTAACGGGGATTGGTCCTATGAGGTGAAATACATCAAAGGATGTCCAGTGGGGGTCACCTACCCTGTGGCCAGAACCTGCCAGTGCACTGCATGTAACGGAGAAGACACATACTGCGGGCGCTTCCCTGGACTCGTACCGAGCTGTCCGTCCTTTTAAAGAAACCCGTCGTCTCTCCTTCACTGGTACTGAAATAAACAGGTATCACTTAAGTTTTGGGGTTTGTGCtttatttgtgctttaaatTTGTCCTTTTATATCTTGAAGTGACGGTGACTGCAAGAGCACACCTGCATTTAATTGAGAgtcagtttttattattattagcagttcatttcactctgctgtcttctgtggatgcagcagtcagacagcagagtggCTGGAAAGCTGTAAAGGCCGACGGAGCGATGAAACGTCCCAACAGCTCCTATTTTGTCCTGACAAAAGCCACTGACTCCTAACATTCAATATCCTGAGATTGGAGTTTTCCTGCTGAGACCTGGAGGTCATCCCATAAGAGAAAGAGCAGGCCTCACCTCTTTCTTGacagctggaaatgaaaatATAGAGTTTGCGGTTTTCCAGAAGCTCCACTAAAGTGCCTGCTGATCAGTGGCTCTCTTCAGGAGGAAACACTAAATTTAGAAATAGCTCTGCAGGCGAAATCTTCCTCTCATCAGGACTCTGCGCATTGTTTGGGTGGAGCAGATACGATGTCAGGAAGATGTTGTTTAGGAACATGAATAATGAATACTGTATCAACAAAGTGCTGCACTTGAGCCGTTATTGCAGCAGGACCCTGTGCGATGATGATTGTTAGAGGAAGAGCAGAGCCAGGAGAGGAGCACAAAGGCAGGAAACAGGGAACAGCTGCAGTCCAGCACACAACCCCCTGAAAGCTAAGAGTTGGTGAAAGTTGTAACGGATCGATCTGAATCTGGCATTAATAGCGGCCGACAGAACTTTTTTTTGGCACAGTTCAGACCAAAGCTCTGCATCAATTGTTACATTTAAGTCGGACTCCCGCCTCTCTGTAGATTAATGCAACCCTGGCTTTGAAGCTCCATCCgtcaacagaaaatacatttttgaaatgaaCCCAAGTACATTTTCCTCATGAAGCAGCTGTTCTATATCACGAGCACAGGTGAAGTCAGCCGAGGCCCCAGAACGGTCTTCAGAACGGATCTCTGTTGGAGATAACAAAGTTTTTGAACTTTCTCTTTAGTTGTTCCAAAGACGTCAATTCTTCATTCTGTCTCAAAGGTGCTTTGAGTGACAGACGAGCTTCTGGTCCAAGACTCATGCAGACCTTAAACCACATTCTGATTGTATGTATCAAAGCTGGGCTGTCAGTCCTGCTGGTTCTGATCCTCGGGGTCCATTTGGCTCTTTCTCTTTAACAGTATACGTTCCTATGAAAGTCAGGTGGATAACCAGAAAATAATACTTTTAAAACTAAGTCGTCAAAGACCACCCAGTTTATAGGGGAGATGCACCGACATGGATATCGGATATAGGTTTGGTACAGATGGCTGTGTAGCTGGATCGGGTATCGGACACCCttattttaataaataacaatgcactacatttatatttatttatattttgttgcACAAAGTCAGAAAATGTTAAAGTCAGCCTGATGCTGCACACATGGAGCTTGGACTTCATTGTTGATGCTCAGCCTAATCAGAATGTATAAGTGGGATAATTTagcttttttcacatttcacctcATATCCTGAAACGGCCCCGGAAACATCTAAGAGACTTTCTAACTTAGCAATGAAATTTTGTCAAATAAAGTATTACACCATCCACTACAAGATTCATTTTGTGGTTGTTGGACCCACTTTAAAGCCCTTTATGTCTGAGTCTCGCCTGATTTCGTCTGCCAGAGGCTCATTGGCTGGGACGAAGAGCCCAGGAGACAAAGGGCGACCCTGTCTGCTCCATCTACTCAGAGGAAAAGCAGTGGACGTTTGTCCATTGGTGATAATTTTGGCTTGAGGTTTTTCATAAAGCGTACTGACCCCATTAATaaaggaaggggaaaaaacaacaaaactcaGCCAAGACCCTGAACAAATAAGGCCCTTCAATCCTGTCAAAAGCATCCAGAGTAACAGTTATTCTCCGCTCGGCCCTGGAGGTTTGCAAGTGATGATGTGAAATAACCTGCAGGCAGATGCCTTCAGAGTTTATCACTTTTGATAAGTGTCTACTTAGCCTGTTGGCTACGGCGTTATAAATCAATTTATTATCTGACTTCAACTGTGAGACGGGTCAGAGGGAAGAGAATTTAAcggcttttttgtgtgtgtgtatcaccaTAAATATAACCACAGATGAATCCCTGATTCATGGTGCAGCCCCGTGACTCAGGGCGGCTTTGAGCTTTGGGTGCTGCATTAATTACACCCATTAGAAGAGGAATGAGTAGACCCTTAAAGGAGAGTTTGGGTTTTTGAAGTGGGGTAGTATGAGGTACTTTTTCATGGCCAGTGTAGTCGGCACGCCTCCAGTTTGGAGAGGCAGCGGGGATGCTGGTGTGTGAAGTTAAGCAATGGACTGCTGTGGACGGCGCAGCAGCAAAACTGATTTTAGCCACCGAGAAAAATCAGTGTCAGTTTAAGTGTAAGTAACACTTTATTTAGtatctttttttaattgtctatttgttttttagctctcctttttattctgctgcagctctaacAAGTGAATTTCAGTGCCATGGGATGAATAAAGCCTTATCTTCAGTGTAGCCTATATTTAGAATATATTTGGTGGGTGGGGGTCGGGGGTGTCACATATATTACAATTAGTTTTCACTAGTACAATCAAAGCCTTGGATATCCCTAAATCCACTTTCCACTAGTAAGCACGTCACTGTGGCTGTCTTTAATTACCAGTCTGACCAGTGAGAGTAGAGGCTGAGATCTCCTGTAATTACAGACTCGAGTTTGGTTTGATTCAGTGTTCAAACGTCTTCGTGCTCTTTGGGTCCTGTTGCACCTTCGGTTCAGTGTGAACGCTGCAGGCTGAATATCTGCAGGCAGGTTTGAGTCCGGTCAGGTCGCTGGTGTCCTTTAATAGTGGCTTTTTTTGATCCAGCGGCTCCCTGGAGGTCTGCACTCCGCTCTCACAACGACCGCCGCAGCCGATATTTAGATGGACGTTTTATCAAGTTTACAGATGAGTGTGTTGCTCTGCTGGAGGGGAACGGACATGGACGGTCATGTAGTGGATGGCTTTGAGTCAGGATGTGATGAATTCTTCCCTGAGTTGAACTAAGGactgcagatttttttaagGTTACAGTCCAGAGCAGCCTGTTGTCACGACGATCTTCCATTAACGGCTGTTAAAAGCACACAGGCTGCAGTTTATCGTGCTTCCAGTGCAGAGCATGAAACTGAGTTTAAAGCTGAGTATCTTGCTAATTTTCAGCTCTCGTCCACAGCTGGGATTTCACCTGTGCAATGCgtttgtttctgcttgtttgtggtttttgtgttcatttaatAAATATGTGATTTAAACCAGTCGTACTGGTGTGAGTGAGGCACACCAGACTGAACTGTTAGGGTGCAGCCCTCCACTGAAACTACCACTAATTTATTCATTCCCACAGCAACTGGGCTGCTTTGTGTTAGCAAATGAAATTATGTAGCCTATTAACAAATGAAAGAATctgcagtggctctgtgaggctccaCGCAGGCACAGAGGGGCTCTGAGCTAATGTGAGTATGCTAACAATAATATCATTAGTCTCGCAGGCATGCTGGTCACTGAACGCAGTGGACCAATGAAAACCTgaacctgatgatggcgctccATGATTGTAAAGTTATTAcatttcatcctgaggggaacatgaaggtctgcatcacatttcagaaaatccatccaatagcaGACAAGAACTTTCACTAAAACCAACACGTCAGCTGTCATGAAGAGTCACCTCAGCATGAAGCATCGGTACTGGGTTCACGTCCGTGCATCCAGCAGTTGTTGATTTAGataaattctcattttcatgGTGGCGCTTGAGGAAAAGTGAGTGAATCATCAAAGTCACTTTCATCTTTTGTGAAAAATTTGTTTCGAGCCAATCCAAAAGCCATCCAGTCGGGAGTGAAGCGATGAGCTGACGGTCCACCTCGAACCATGTcgctagtgtggctaaaaaaCACGACATGAAGGATTCTGGTCCAAAACGTCAAATATTCATCGTGGAGAACTTCTGACACGTGAATATCAGGTGACATTCAGAACTCAAATGATTCACAGCCCATGAAAATAATGACGTTACTCCTCCCATCAACCCAACAGTAATTAATATTCCTGCCAGCAgtcagagtgagagagcagTTGTCTTTTAGAGGCTTGTATGTGGTTTTAATGCGTCTCCTGTTCTTGAAGCTGGTGCAACGCAAATTATCCCACggagaaaatattttaatttaaatttggAGTTTGGAGCAAAAACTTCAGCTGCTTTGATGAATGGCTTGTTTGCATCGACtcgctctctgctctcatcgACTGGGTTTCATAAATATTAATAAGCTTCATTTATATGTAGCCCTTTCAAAAAAAGAGCTATAAAATGCATTACAGAGACAGTGGCAATGAAAACTTAGCAAAAATAACAGAACAGCAttcctgtatttatttaatttacatttattaaaacTAAGTTTTTGGGATGTCGTGGCAAACTGACAGCACACCACATTTTCCATGCAAGACCACGAGGActtgcatttcatttccacaAACATCCACCACTGTAATTCCTCAAAATTCAAACATGGCAGGACCACGTTTTCCAGCTGTCTCGCTGCCAACGTTCCCCggaaaaaagcagaggagatgaaggcAAAGCAACCCCGGACTGCGTGATGCGTGACCTGAAGCTGAGCTCAAGGACAGCGAGACGTGGAGAAATGAGACGATACTGTCTGAGCAGTTCTGCAGCTCTACGCATTTGGAAAGTGAGTGTGAGCAGAAGAGTCTTCACTTacttgcaatctgcaacctcacctcTAGATGCCACCACATCCTaaacactggacctttaaagggaacagcagcaacatttttaGAGAGACATAGTGTACATTCAGCAGCATACTTACATTGCTCTGCAGCATTTTCTACCGCAGGCAGCAGCTTTGAAAATCTGACTAATATCAGCCTGGAagattcctttaaaaaaaaaaaaatcttgaattTTCCATCCGCCTGACTGTGCTGCAGAGTTCAGGGAAAGAGCATGCTTTGATTCTCAAAAAGCGCCCCTGATACCAACATCGAGCATTGAAAGTCCCAAGAGTCCCTGCTGACTAAACAGCATACTTATTCCGGATGAtctctccaccctccacctccacctgctcgTAAAGCCACTTCCTGTCGCAGCGGCACTCCACCCCACACTTGCGGGAGCCGCATTCGGGGCAGGGGTAGAAGCAGCCCATGCAGTCCACATCCAGACAGTCGCACATGTCCTTGCTGTTGGAGAGCAGGCGGCCTTTGCTGTCGTACACTCTGCTCTTGGCTCCGATGGCGTGTCTGCAGGCGGGAGATGAAAGACCGACATTTTGAAGcatttttcatcctctgtggttttctttaattactgtttgttttattcatatctgACAGTATAAATTGATCACAACTGAATCTAAACTCTGTATAAATTTACATCTTTAATGGTTCAGGCCAGTCGGCAAACACCAGTCTGGCAGCGACAATTAATATTACGGACCATTCACCGAGGGGacgtttttttctttgacagcaTTATGAAACGATGATCAAATCTACTTTCACATTTAATTAATCTCATTAGCCAGGCCGGCGCCTAAAGGAGAACCACCACCTCTGACTGCGCCTACAGGACACTGATACAGTCAGATTGGGATGTTCAGTgtgttccagctgctgtttgatcatAAACGTTCCCTAAACCCGCCTCATCTAGTCCAACATCAACTCCTGATCCATACATATGGATTAATTAGTTACGCACTCACTAATTGTTCTCTTGAATCACAATAGACACCATCTACATACAGCTTAACTAGACAGGTCATCTCTGTCCTCTGTACTGCGCCCCCTGTGGCCAGCTGTGGTACTGGACAAACAAGGGAGGATGATAGAGCTGTAGACTTTACTGCAACAAATATTCTGGATTCAAATATACAATCgaactgtgaaaaaaaagccatccaactgtgaaaatgaatattcgactgagggaaaaaaagcagcattacTGTGGCGGCTGTTGCTTGttcctgagctgctgcactgaatgcactgcatgaCGGACAACAGTCACACATCCAGAGTTTTTGTTACCGAGTAattagttgttgtttttttttaccaagaaaatctgctgcagtctgacatatttaaacGTCTCTAGTCATGATGTCTGTTAAAATAATTCCAGAGTCAGATGTGAAACTATTCCAGCTCTACACGCCGTTTTCCTTCGctgttctctgctgtctgccttctctctcgctcttctcTCGATTCAGTGAAATGTTGGAAAGGCGGTTTGACAAACTGGCATTTTGTACTTTGATTTTTACATTCTGGCATTAAAACATTGAGTGAtcatttttcctgctgtcaaAATCCATCGTTTCTCTGCCGAACATATCTCACCTAAACTGCCTGCGTTTGGTCATTAATGTcacaaaagagaaacacatcACAGGTCACATGACGAGCGCAGAAATGTAAGACGTGCCACCATTTGTTCGagtctttttgtgtgtgaagtcagtgaTGGCTTCATTACGAATGGagtcagaagaagaagcaagttttcctcttcagctcagcatctttccaccaaaccaaaccagtgtccga of Chaetodon auriga isolate fChaAug3 chromosome 1, fChaAug3.hap1, whole genome shotgun sequence contains these proteins:
- the fshb gene encoding follitropin subunit beta, yielding MQLVVMAAVLALAGAGQDCSIGCRPTNISIPVESCGSTEFVYTTICAGHCYLEDPVYMGHHDWPEQKICNGDWSYEVKYIKGCPVGVTYPVARTCQCTACNGEDTYCGRFPGLVPSCPSF